The Verrucomicrobiia bacterium genome includes a window with the following:
- the pseI gene encoding pseudaminic acid synthase, producing the protein MSMELVIDGRKVGPGYPVYVIAELSANHGQDFDQAVRIIRAMKESGADAVKVQTYTADTLTIPCDNEYFRIGGGTLWDGRTLHDLYQEAYMPWDWQPKLQAVTEELGMDFFSTPFDDSAVDFLEAMDVPAHKVASFELVDIPLLKKIAATKKPVIASTGMATQEEIAEAVKTLREGGCSQLALLKCTSAYPALPEEMNLRTIPDISARYGVPAGLSDHTMGYTVPVAAVALGACILEKHFTLDRKVPGPDSSFSMEPQEFRAMVDAIRVTERALGKVNYEVSANESKSRQFRRSLFVVADVKAGEIFTAQNIRSIRPGHGLHTRHLAEVMGKQAAKDLKAGTPLDRALIR; encoded by the coding sequence ATGAGCATGGAATTGGTAATCGATGGCCGTAAGGTCGGGCCGGGATATCCGGTGTATGTGATCGCGGAACTCTCCGCGAATCACGGGCAGGACTTTGACCAGGCGGTGCGGATCATCCGCGCGATGAAGGAATCTGGTGCGGACGCCGTGAAGGTGCAGACCTACACGGCGGATACGCTCACCATCCCATGCGATAACGAATACTTTCGCATCGGCGGTGGCACGCTTTGGGATGGGCGCACGCTGCATGATCTGTATCAGGAAGCCTACATGCCGTGGGATTGGCAGCCGAAGCTGCAAGCGGTGACGGAAGAGCTGGGCATGGATTTCTTCTCCACCCCGTTCGATGATTCCGCCGTGGATTTCCTCGAGGCGATGGATGTGCCGGCACACAAAGTCGCTTCGTTTGAACTGGTGGATATCCCTCTACTCAAAAAGATCGCCGCGACAAAAAAGCCCGTCATCGCGTCCACAGGCATGGCCACGCAGGAAGAGATTGCCGAAGCCGTGAAGACATTGCGTGAAGGCGGTTGCTCGCAACTGGCCCTCCTGAAATGCACCAGTGCCTACCCTGCCCTGCCGGAGGAGATGAATCTGCGGACGATCCCTGACATCAGTGCGCGTTATGGTGTACCTGCGGGATTATCTGATCATACGATGGGGTATACAGTGCCCGTTGCCGCAGTCGCTTTGGGTGCGTGCATCTTAGAGAAGCATTTCACGCTGGATCGCAAGGTGCCAGGACCGGATTCGAGCTTTTCCATGGAGCCGCAGGAGTTTCGCGCAATGGTGGATGCCATCCGCGTCACCGAACGCGCTCTCGGCAAGGTGAACTACGAGGTGAGCGCGAACGAGAGCAAGAGCCGGCAGTTCCGCCGTTCCCTGTTTGTGGTGGCGGATGTGAAGGCGGGTGAAATTTTCACAGCACAGAATATCCGCTCTATCCGGCCGGGGCATGGGCTGCATACCCGCCACCTGGCTGAAGTGATGGGCAAACAGGCGGCGAAAGATTTGAAGGCAGGCACGCCGCTGGATCGGGCTTTGATACGGTAA
- a CDS encoding ADP-ribosylglycohydrolase family protein: protein MLKADITSKLTGCLIGQAVGDAVGLPCERLSLARQKRLFPDLSRMHFVMGRGMCSDDTEHMCLTAQALIVSGGDPTRFTRALAKRLRWWLIGLPAGTGMATLKASARLWLGISPSHNGVYSAGNGPAMRAPVLGAAMADDLASMQTLLRISTRLTHTDPKAEHGAALAAFAAVWSVKGDFSDGWQARFIEFYHTHRLTHDSELDALLEHVFTSAGKGETVQQFMASLGISYGVTGYMYHTVPAVLHVWFRYPLDYRRAIEEMVRAGGDADTTAAILGGIIGTAVGKEGIPLEWRTAIWEWPRSLIWMEDLSRRLAESRQLKQASAPAPYFWPGLIVRNLFFLLVVVFHGFRRMLPPF, encoded by the coding sequence GTGTTGAAAGCAGATATCACCAGTAAGCTTACCGGATGCTTAATCGGACAAGCAGTCGGAGATGCCGTCGGCCTGCCTTGCGAACGGCTTTCCTTGGCACGCCAGAAACGGCTGTTCCCTGATCTGTCACGGATGCATTTCGTAATGGGTCGCGGCATGTGCTCGGATGATACGGAACACATGTGCCTCACTGCCCAAGCCCTGATTGTTTCCGGCGGAGATCCGACACGGTTCACCCGTGCCTTGGCCAAACGCCTGCGTTGGTGGCTGATCGGCCTTCCGGCAGGAACAGGCATGGCCACCTTGAAGGCAAGTGCCCGGCTATGGCTGGGAATTTCACCATCACACAACGGTGTTTACTCCGCTGGCAATGGTCCAGCCATGCGCGCTCCCGTATTAGGTGCAGCCATGGCGGATGACTTGGCGAGCATGCAAACGCTCTTACGCATCTCCACCCGGCTCACGCATACCGATCCCAAGGCAGAGCATGGTGCTGCCTTGGCCGCATTTGCCGCCGTCTGGTCGGTAAAAGGTGATTTTTCAGACGGCTGGCAGGCCCGCTTCATCGAGTTTTATCATACCCATCGCCTGACTCATGATTCGGAATTGGATGCCTTGCTGGAACATGTGTTCACCAGCGCTGGCAAAGGAGAAACGGTGCAGCAGTTCATGGCTTCACTCGGCATCAGCTATGGTGTGACAGGTTACATGTATCACACCGTGCCTGCTGTGTTGCATGTGTGGTTCCGTTATCCGCTGGATTACCGTCGTGCCATTGAAGAGATGGTGCGGGCGGGTGGCGATGCTGATACTACCGCTGCCATTCTAGGTGGCATCATCGGCACCGCTGTAGGCAAGGAAGGCATTCCTCTCGAATGGCGCACCGCTATCTGGGAATGGCCGCGTTCACTCATCTGGATGGAAGACCTGTCGCGCCGCTTGGCTGAATCACGCCAGCTCAAACAGGCATCAGCCCCCGCCCCTTACTTCTGGCCGGGTTTGATTGTGAGAAATCTCTTCTTCCTGCTGGTCGTCGTTTTCCATGGCTTCAGACGGATGCTTCCACCTTTTTAA
- a CDS encoding YebC/PmpR family DNA-binding transcriptional regulator produces the protein MGAQWKQAGREAAAQKKGQVVGKLVRELIVAAKLGGAEPETNARLAAAIDKAKKNSVTKDTIERAIKKGSGQTEEKVEFETVVYEGFAPHKVPVIVECLTDNRNRTAPEIRHLFRAGALGAPGSVGFFFEHVGIVEATHTDKSKDAEGDAIEAGAQNVEPLEAGEADEGHIGFRFTTEPKELAAVSKWLAKAGWKITASEMRYVAKNSTELTDAHRKEVIEFLHTLDDHDDVHHVYAAL, from the coding sequence ATGGGTGCTCAATGGAAACAGGCTGGCCGCGAGGCCGCCGCGCAGAAAAAAGGCCAAGTCGTTGGCAAACTCGTCCGGGAACTGATCGTCGCCGCCAAGCTGGGCGGTGCGGAGCCCGAGACTAATGCCCGTCTGGCTGCGGCCATCGATAAGGCCAAGAAGAACTCTGTGACCAAGGACACCATCGAGCGTGCCATCAAGAAGGGTTCCGGCCAGACGGAAGAAAAGGTGGAGTTCGAGACGGTGGTTTACGAGGGCTTCGCTCCGCACAAGGTGCCGGTCATCGTCGAGTGCCTGACGGACAATCGTAACCGCACCGCCCCTGAGATCCGCCATCTATTCCGCGCGGGTGCCTTGGGCGCTCCGGGCAGTGTCGGCTTTTTCTTTGAGCATGTCGGCATTGTGGAAGCCACCCATACGGACAAGTCCAAGGACGCCGAGGGAGATGCCATCGAGGCAGGTGCCCAGAACGTCGAGCCTTTGGAAGCCGGGGAAGCGGATGAGGGCCATATCGGCTTCCGCTTCACCACCGAGCCGAAAGAGCTGGCAGCAGTCTCCAAGTGGCTGGCCAAGGCCGGCTGGAAGATCACGGCGAGCGAAATGCGTTATGTGGCCAAGAATTCCACCGAACTGACCGATGCGCATCGCAAGGAAGTGATTGAATTCCTGCATACGCTGGACGACCACGATGACGTACATCACGTTTACGCGGCGCTGTAA
- a CDS encoding ABC transporter ATP-binding protein, translating to MFRRILSILRFGQPYLQRYWGRFLAGIILGALFGLSNGTFVWATKTIFERLDADHSSKSAIVLTNEGPAKLNWSVGTNSSFNINPSTGTLPPGEAASLAVTAAEKKSAIGGVNLKGDVEDAAGKLSARIEKALDPWLPLAGRPIDWRQVLGGFLLLPVLVAIRSFLGYFSSYCMNWVSERMMNDLRYDVLAKLYQLSLDFFNRSTTGDLLTRINNDTSVLHKTMTNGLSDIVKEPFTIVGALLTLMWLDWKLTLVAIVFLPLCIIPLVILGKKVRKAVKASLSANISQSSQLVEVITSIRVIKAFGLEKDSLKRFSDYCKQIIHHDMKSVQARELVNPLVEIISMLGLGLLIVVIFVSGTQLPQLVAFLMGVILMFTPVKKLAAVHVLFQQASVGIERLQQLFAEQPSVKELAEGKKLTGLNHEMRFEHVRFAYKDKIVIDDLTLAIPRGTKLGIAGESGSGKSTLLNLVCRFYDTTSGAVLIDGHNVRDVTISSLREQMALVSQEVVIFDQSVAENIACGKQGATREEVIAAAKAAYAHDFIMAMEQGYDTRLGERGVTLSGGQRARICIARAFVRNAPILVLDEATGNLDPRVEGEVQVAIDRLEENRTVICVAHRLATLASMDRIIVMDEGRIVEDGTFEGLLTSGGRFADMARRQGIYPGSSMGSK from the coding sequence ATGTTTCGTCGTATCCTTTCGATCTTGCGTTTTGGGCAGCCCTACCTGCAAAGGTATTGGGGCCGCTTTTTGGCAGGTATCATTTTGGGTGCGCTGTTCGGTCTGTCGAATGGTACTTTTGTCTGGGCCACCAAGACCATTTTTGAACGGCTGGATGCGGATCACTCCAGCAAATCCGCCATTGTCCTGACCAATGAAGGGCCGGCGAAATTGAACTGGTCTGTAGGGACGAACAGTTCGTTTAACATCAATCCTTCCACCGGAACGCTGCCTCCGGGGGAGGCCGCCAGCCTGGCAGTAACGGCTGCCGAAAAGAAGAGCGCGATAGGCGGGGTAAACCTAAAAGGGGATGTGGAAGATGCGGCAGGTAAATTATCTGCCCGGATTGAAAAAGCATTAGACCCATGGTTGCCTTTAGCCGGGCGCCCCATTGATTGGCGGCAGGTTTTAGGCGGTTTTTTGCTGTTACCGGTCCTGGTCGCCATCCGCAGTTTTCTCGGTTACTTCAGCAGTTACTGTATGAACTGGGTGAGTGAGCGCATGATGAATGACTTGCGCTATGACGTGCTGGCCAAGCTCTACCAACTCTCGCTTGATTTCTTCAACCGCTCGACCACGGGCGATCTCCTTACCCGCATCAACAATGATACCAGTGTGCTGCATAAGACGATGACCAACGGTCTTTCGGACATCGTCAAGGAGCCCTTCACCATCGTCGGTGCCCTGCTCACTTTGATGTGGCTTGATTGGAAACTGACGTTGGTGGCGATCGTGTTCCTGCCTTTGTGCATCATCCCGCTGGTGATCTTGGGCAAGAAGGTGCGCAAAGCGGTGAAGGCCAGCCTCTCGGCGAACATCTCCCAGTCCAGCCAGTTGGTGGAAGTCATCACCAGCATCCGCGTCATCAAGGCTTTCGGCTTGGAGAAAGATTCACTGAAACGATTCAGCGATTACTGCAAACAGATCATCCATCACGACATGAAGAGCGTACAGGCGCGCGAACTGGTGAATCCGTTAGTGGAGATCATTTCCATGCTGGGGTTGGGCCTGCTCATCGTGGTGATCTTCGTTTCCGGCACGCAACTGCCGCAACTGGTCGCTTTCTTGATGGGTGTCATCCTCATGTTCACTCCCGTCAAAAAGCTGGCAGCGGTGCATGTGCTCTTCCAACAGGCCAGTGTAGGCATTGAACGTCTGCAACAACTCTTCGCCGAGCAACCAAGCGTGAAGGAACTGGCCGAGGGCAAGAAGCTGACCGGCTTAAACCATGAAATGCGGTTTGAGCACGTTCGGTTCGCCTATAAGGATAAAATTGTAATCGATGACCTGACGCTGGCCATCCCGCGCGGCACCAAACTGGGCATCGCGGGTGAGAGCGGTTCCGGCAAGAGCACGCTCCTGAATCTGGTGTGTCGGTTCTACGATACCACCAGCGGTGCGGTGTTGATCGATGGTCATAATGTCCGGGACGTGACGATCAGCAGCTTGCGTGAACAGATGGCCTTGGTGAGCCAGGAGGTCGTGATCTTCGACCAATCGGTGGCGGAAAATATCGCTTGTGGCAAGCAAGGCGCGACGCGGGAAGAAGTCATAGCCGCAGCGAAAGCGGCTTATGCGCACGATTTCATCATGGCGATGGAGCAAGGCTATGACACCCGCCTGGGAGAACGTGGCGTGACGTTGTCCGGCGGACAACGCGCCCGCATCTGCATCGCCCGTGCATTCGTCCGCAATGCACCTATCCTGGTGCTGGATGAAGCCACCGGAAACCTCGATCCCCGCGTAGAGGGTGAAGTGCAGGTGGCCATCGACCGGTTGGAAGAAAATCGCACGGTGATCTGCGTGGCTCATCGTTTAGCAACGCTGGCCAGCATGGACCGGATCATCGTGATGGATGAAGGCCGGATCGTGGAAGATGGGACCTTTGAAGGGCTGCTGACCTCTGGCGGGCGCTTCGCGGACATGGCCCGTCGTCAAGGCATCTACCCTGGTTCATCCATGGGCAGCAAATAA
- a CDS encoding MBOAT family O-acyltransferase: MSFISWQYALFLPLVLAVYWAIGHRARLLLLLLASCFFYGVWDVRFLALLATSTIVDFLCGQAIAGIRVSTGKVICLACIPVAWLGFCAVTGLEGKLVKPSMLIMAGALPVVLTVLYTSLWSLPEARRPKAFMILSIALNLGQLLFFKYFNFFADSAVHLLQSVGMHPSWTVLEIILPVGISFYTFQSIAYAVDIYRKKAVPETDFLTFGAYLSFFPQLVAGPIERAKDLLVQFQKPVTWSDENFHRGARLILIGLFKKVFVGDNCALLASYAFANDTQLNAGWAIVGALAFAFQIYGDFSGYTDIARGSGRMLGIQLNHNFHFPYFATGPSDFWQRWHITLSSWFRDYVYIPLGGNRQGTLLTTRNLLITMGLAGLWHGAAWTFVVWGLYHGVLLVLYRSIKPLSELETAQCRSNKLIAMLLMGVFTLIGWVIFRANSMGQVAEWFAALTLWNSTGVDWVKPLGWLALHVIPLILLQLATWRARDEIENQHWPWPVRAIVYGVMFLAIASSSAGEQEFIYFQF; this comes from the coding sequence ATGTCCTTCATCTCCTGGCAATACGCACTGTTCCTGCCGCTAGTACTGGCTGTGTATTGGGCCATCGGCCATCGGGCCCGGCTCTTGTTGTTGTTGCTCGCGAGCTGTTTCTTTTACGGTGTCTGGGATGTGCGTTTTCTCGCCTTGTTGGCCACTTCTACCATCGTTGATTTTCTTTGCGGCCAGGCGATCGCCGGTATCCGGGTAAGCACGGGCAAGGTCATCTGTCTGGCTTGTATTCCGGTAGCGTGGTTGGGCTTTTGTGCGGTGACGGGATTGGAAGGGAAGCTCGTGAAACCCTCCATGCTCATCATGGCGGGGGCTTTGCCGGTGGTTTTGACGGTGCTTTATACTAGCCTATGGTCCTTGCCGGAAGCGCGACGGCCCAAGGCGTTTATGATTCTCAGTATCGCGCTGAATCTGGGGCAGTTGCTCTTCTTCAAATATTTCAATTTCTTCGCGGATTCAGCGGTGCATCTGCTGCAATCAGTGGGTATGCATCCGAGTTGGACCGTGCTTGAGATCATCCTGCCCGTAGGCATTTCGTTCTACACTTTTCAGAGCATCGCCTATGCGGTGGATATCTATCGCAAGAAAGCGGTGCCGGAGACGGATTTCCTAACGTTTGGTGCTTATCTTTCCTTCTTTCCTCAGTTGGTGGCTGGTCCGATTGAGCGTGCGAAAGATCTTCTGGTTCAATTCCAAAAGCCGGTCACATGGTCGGATGAAAATTTTCATCGCGGCGCGCGGCTCATCCTCATCGGCTTGTTCAAAAAAGTGTTCGTGGGGGATAACTGTGCGCTGCTGGCAAGTTATGCATTTGCCAATGACACCCAACTGAACGCCGGATGGGCGATCGTTGGCGCGCTGGCGTTTGCCTTCCAGATCTATGGTGACTTCTCCGGTTACACGGATATAGCGCGTGGCTCAGGGCGGATGCTGGGCATCCAGTTGAACCACAATTTCCATTTCCCTTATTTCGCCACCGGGCCGTCAGATTTCTGGCAGCGCTGGCACATCACTCTTTCTTCGTGGTTTCGGGATTACGTTTACATCCCCTTGGGTGGCAATCGGCAGGGCACGCTCCTGACTACGCGCAATCTGCTTATCACGATGGGGTTGGCGGGTTTGTGGCATGGGGCGGCCTGGACGTTTGTGGTGTGGGGGCTCTATCATGGCGTGTTGCTGGTGCTTTACCGGTCAATCAAGCCGTTGAGTGAATTGGAGACGGCTCAGTGCCGTTCTAACAAGCTCATCGCGATGTTGTTGATGGGAGTATTCACATTGATAGGTTGGGTCATATTCCGTGCGAACAGCATGGGGCAGGTGGCGGAATGGTTCGCCGCGCTGACGCTTTGGAACAGTACGGGGGTGGATTGGGTGAAGCCGTTGGGTTGGCTGGCTTTGCATGTCATCCCTTTGATCCTTTTGCAACTGGCTACTTGGCGGGCGCGGGATGAGATCGAGAACCAGCACTGGCCGTGGCCGGTGCGAGCGATCGTGTATGGGGTGATGTTCCTCGCCATCGCCAGTTCCTCCGCCGGGGAACAGGAATTCATCTACTTCCAGTTCTGA
- a CDS encoding SGNH/GDSL hydrolase family protein translates to MKRKLTAAFLLMLFLLVGAEVVVRVFFARNMAGRFDYGYHPDAGFVEEGDKLKLVRAGGRRFFPQEMKLKPEAGTFRIFVIGDSVPRGPGLEKAYAYQLQEILKTNGVKAEAYNLCVPGYGAQRKQIVLSKALEYQPDLVILHLNASNEYEDEREYKRSKEFDGWHPKNWLMKSLIIRRLHEAKTEKAFWHLLPTEVRQQGAINDADAEIAAGQNEATRKRWLEQVKQWTATSVQTAQDKKVPILLVSQAVCENMKDRTQPLDDQGLDAVAESFRGVSVYHLSMKEVLTGGDYATLYSDGSHMRPDGHRTVAEALARFMTTNGVVKPGS, encoded by the coding sequence ATGAAACGCAAACTCACAGCCGCATTTCTGCTGATGCTCTTCCTTTTGGTAGGAGCAGAGGTGGTGGTGCGCGTGTTCTTTGCGCGGAACATGGCGGGGCGGTTCGATTACGGGTATCATCCCGATGCGGGATTTGTGGAGGAAGGCGACAAGCTGAAGCTCGTTCGTGCAGGTGGACGTCGCTTCTTTCCGCAAGAAATGAAACTGAAGCCGGAGGCCGGCACGTTTCGTATCTTCGTCATCGGTGATTCCGTGCCGCGTGGGCCGGGCTTGGAGAAAGCTTATGCCTATCAGCTTCAAGAGATACTCAAGACAAACGGCGTAAAGGCGGAAGCCTATAATCTTTGCGTGCCGGGTTATGGAGCCCAACGCAAACAGATCGTGCTAAGCAAGGCTCTGGAATACCAACCCGACTTGGTGATTTTGCATCTTAACGCCTCCAATGAATACGAGGATGAGCGCGAGTATAAACGCAGCAAGGAATTCGATGGCTGGCATCCGAAGAACTGGTTGATGAAGAGCCTGATCATCCGCCGCCTGCATGAAGCCAAGACGGAAAAAGCGTTCTGGCATCTTTTGCCCACAGAGGTCCGCCAGCAAGGAGCCATCAATGATGCGGATGCCGAGATAGCCGCCGGTCAAAATGAAGCCACGCGCAAACGCTGGCTGGAACAGGTGAAACAATGGACGGCGACCAGTGTGCAAACGGCTCAGGACAAGAAAGTGCCCATCTTGCTCGTCTCCCAAGCGGTTTGCGAAAATATGAAAGACCGGACTCAACCGCTGGACGATCAAGGCCTGGATGCCGTGGCGGAGTCTTTCCGGGGTGTAAGCGTCTACCATCTCTCCATGAAAGAGGTCCTGACGGGCGGGGATTATGCCACACTTTATTCAGATGGCTCTCATATGAGGCCGGATGGTCACCGGACCGTTGCGGAGGCGTTGGCGCGGTTTATGACTACAAATGGCGTGGTAAAGCCGGGAAGCTGA
- the pseB gene encoding UDP-N-acetylglucosamine 4,6-dehydratase (inverting) produces MFNDKAILITGGTGSFGKRCVKILLERFKPKKIIVYSRDELKQFEMQQEFSGDKMRYFIGDVRDAQRLTQAMRGVDYVIHAAALKQVPAAEYNPLECIKTNVHGAENVIQAAIENEVEKVIALSTDKAAKPINLYGATKLCSDKLFVAANNISGGHRTRFAVVRYGNVVGSRGSVVPFFKKLLADGVKEIPITDERMTRFWITLNQGVDFVLNNFIRMKGGEIFVPKIPSMRITDLAEALAPGVPTKIVGIRPGEKLHEVMCPEDDSHLTLEFPDHFVIKPTTNIAHQVDYSVNNLGEKGTPVPQDFEYNSGTNPVFLTKKEFLNLEET; encoded by the coding sequence ATGTTTAACGACAAAGCGATTTTGATCACGGGGGGCACAGGCTCCTTCGGCAAACGGTGTGTGAAGATCCTTCTGGAGCGGTTCAAGCCCAAGAAGATCATCGTCTATTCCCGCGACGAACTGAAACAGTTCGAGATGCAGCAGGAGTTCAGCGGCGACAAGATGCGCTATTTCATCGGGGATGTGCGCGATGCCCAGCGGCTCACTCAGGCGATGCGCGGGGTGGATTACGTCATCCACGCAGCCGCCCTGAAGCAAGTGCCAGCGGCAGAGTATAATCCGCTCGAATGCATCAAGACGAACGTGCATGGCGCGGAGAACGTCATCCAGGCGGCGATCGAGAACGAGGTGGAAAAAGTCATCGCCCTCTCCACGGACAAGGCGGCCAAGCCGATCAATCTCTACGGCGCGACGAAGCTCTGCTCCGATAAGCTCTTCGTAGCCGCGAACAACATATCCGGTGGTCATCGCACACGCTTCGCGGTGGTGCGTTATGGTAATGTGGTCGGCTCACGCGGTTCCGTGGTGCCGTTCTTCAAGAAATTGCTCGCAGATGGTGTGAAGGAAATCCCCATCACGGACGAGCGCATGACGCGTTTCTGGATCACGCTGAATCAAGGCGTGGATTTCGTGCTGAACAATTTCATCCGCATGAAGGGCGGCGAGATCTTCGTGCCGAAGATCCCTTCCATGCGCATCACCGATCTGGCCGAAGCATTGGCTCCCGGTGTGCCGACGAAGATCGTAGGCATCCGTCCAGGCGAGAAGCTGCACGAAGTGATGTGCCCGGAAGATGATTCCCATCTGACGCTCGAATTCCCGGATCATTTCGTCATCAAGCCGACGACGAACATCGCGCACCAAGTGGATTACTCGGTGAACAATCTGGGAGAAAAAGGAACACCGGTGCCGCAAGACTTCGAGTATAATTCCGGCACCAATCCGGTGTTTCTCACGAAGAAGGAATTTCTCAACCTCGAGGAGACATGA
- the pseC gene encoding UDP-4-amino-4,6-dideoxy-N-acetyl-beta-L-altrosamine transaminase, translating to MSLLPYGRQWITEADIQAVTDVLKSDWLTQGPAIERFERAVADYCGAKHALALSSATAALHIGALALGLGPGDRLWTSPNTFVASANCARYCGAEVDFVDIDPRTYNISVEKLTAKLEQAAKEGKLPKVVVPVDFAGQSCELDKFQALSKKYGFAIMQDASHAIGAKYQGLPTGDGRFSDLTVFSFHPVKIITTGEGGMIVTNRTDLYEKLLRLRTHGITRDPKFLTQPSHGGWYYEQLELGYNYRMTDIQAALGASQMTRLEEFVNRRRVLAARYNALLKDFPLTLPHQHADTNSSWHLYVIRLQLDRISKTHRQVFEELRANGIGVQLHYIPVHTQPYYQELGFKAGYCPEAERYYGEVISLPMFAAMTDDDQDRVVETLKRILG from the coding sequence ATGAGCCTGCTGCCGTACGGCCGCCAATGGATCACCGAAGCGGACATCCAGGCCGTCACGGACGTCCTTAAATCTGACTGGCTCACGCAAGGGCCGGCCATTGAACGATTCGAGAGGGCGGTGGCGGATTATTGCGGCGCGAAACACGCACTCGCCCTTTCCAGCGCCACGGCTGCCTTGCACATCGGTGCGCTCGCTCTGGGTTTAGGTCCGGGTGACCGCCTCTGGACTTCTCCTAACACATTCGTGGCTTCAGCGAATTGCGCACGCTATTGCGGTGCGGAAGTGGACTTCGTGGATATCGATCCGCGCACTTACAATATTAGCGTGGAGAAGCTGACGGCAAAGCTGGAGCAAGCAGCGAAGGAAGGGAAACTGCCTAAGGTCGTCGTTCCCGTGGATTTCGCGGGACAATCTTGTGAGCTGGATAAATTTCAGGCGCTTTCGAAGAAGTATGGTTTTGCCATCATGCAGGATGCGTCGCACGCGATCGGCGCGAAGTATCAGGGATTGCCGACGGGAGATGGTCGCTTCAGTGATCTGACGGTATTCAGCTTTCATCCGGTGAAGATCATCACGACGGGTGAAGGCGGTATGATCGTGACGAATCGCACGGACCTTTACGAAAAGCTTCTGCGTCTGCGCACGCATGGTATCACGCGTGATCCGAAGTTTCTGACGCAGCCGTCGCATGGCGGGTGGTATTACGAGCAGTTGGAACTGGGCTACAACTATCGCATGACGGATATCCAAGCGGCACTCGGCGCTAGCCAGATGACGCGCTTGGAAGAGTTCGTGAACCGGCGTCGGGTGTTGGCAGCGCGTTATAATGCCTTGCTGAAAGATTTCCCGCTGACGTTGCCGCATCAGCATGCGGATACGAATTCGAGCTGGCACCTGTATGTGATCCGGTTGCAACTGGACCGCATCAGCAAGACGCACCGGCAAGTGTTTGAGGAATTGCGCGCGAATGGTATCGGCGTGCAATTGCATTACATCCCGGTGCATACGCAGCCGTACTACCAGGAGCTGGGTTTCAAAGCGGGGTATTGCCCGGAGGCGGAAAGATATTACGGAGAAGTGATCAGCCTGCCGATGTTCGCCGCGATGACGGATGACGACCAAGATCGGGTGGTGGAGACGTTGAAGCGAATTTTAGGGTGA